In one Streptomyces marincola genomic region, the following are encoded:
- a CDS encoding asparaginase, whose protein sequence is MSSVAREGSPAAEPVPAPVLAEVVRSGFVESRHRGSLVVLAADGSVLRALGDVTGPVFPRSCNKPMQAAGLLRAGLSLAGERLALAAASHAGEDAHRELVARMLAEAGLDEDALRCPADRPGYGAGPGPASRTAMNCSGKHAAMLAASAANGWPLATYTEPGHPVQVLAREAVEAATGEPVAHVGVDGCGAPLFSCSLTGLARAFRGLVLAGPGTPERRVADAMRAHPECVAGQGRADTLLMRAVPGLLAKGGAEAVQAVALPDGRALALKIEDGGMRARGPVLAAVLASLGVDASAVPAEPVLGAGRQVGEVRAVI, encoded by the coding sequence ATGTCCTCGGTGGCGCGTGAGGGTTCCCCGGCGGCGGAGCCGGTGCCGGCTCCGGTGCTCGCGGAGGTCGTCAGGTCGGGTTTCGTCGAGAGCCGCCACCGCGGCTCGCTGGTGGTGCTCGCGGCGGACGGCTCGGTGCTCAGGGCGCTCGGGGACGTGACGGGGCCGGTGTTCCCCCGGTCCTGCAACAAGCCGATGCAGGCCGCGGGCCTGCTGCGCGCCGGGCTCTCGCTCGCGGGGGAACGGCTCGCCCTCGCGGCGGCCAGCCACGCGGGCGAGGACGCGCACCGGGAGCTGGTGGCGCGCATGCTGGCCGAGGCCGGGCTGGACGAGGACGCGCTGCGCTGCCCCGCGGACCGGCCCGGTTACGGGGCGGGCCCCGGGCCGGCCTCGCGCACGGCGATGAACTGCTCGGGCAAGCACGCGGCGATGCTGGCGGCCAGTGCGGCCAACGGCTGGCCCCTGGCGACCTACACAGAGCCGGGCCACCCGGTGCAGGTGCTGGCCCGCGAGGCGGTGGAGGCGGCGACCGGCGAGCCGGTGGCGCACGTGGGCGTGGACGGCTGCGGCGCGCCGCTGTTCTCGTGTTCGCTCACCGGGCTGGCGCGGGCGTTCCGCGGCCTGGTGCTCGCCGGTCCTGGCACGCCGGAACGCCGGGTGGCGGACGCGATGCGCGCGCACCCGGAGTGCGTGGCGGGCCAGGGGCGCGCGGACACCCTGCTGATGCGCGCGGTGCCCGGGCTGCTGGCGAAGGGGGGCGCGGAGGCGGTGCAGGCGGTGGCGCTGCCGGACGGCCGCGCGCTGGCCCTGAAGATCGAGGACGGCGGCATGCGGGCCCGCGGTCCCGTGCTCGCGGCGGTGCTCGCCTCGCTCGGCGTCGACGCCTCCGCGGTGCCGGCCGAGCCGGTGCTCGGCGCGGGGCGGCAGGTCGGCGAGGTGCGGGCCGTAATCTGA
- a CDS encoding RsiG family protein, translated as MITPGPGTCSAPRETTQAELRRLRLPELRELRRAAQREEAELSFVRRLLQGRIDILQAERRRRAAHAPALLDQLPRILADGPSRQRSSARHVTLGTPASEEYRLLAEEVLGEVELSDLTALDDDVLRDALGRLARCEAEVSRRRQALHRTADGCGAEIARRYREGEAQVDDLLA; from the coding sequence ATGATCACACCGGGTCCCGGCACGTGCAGTGCCCCGCGCGAGACCACCCAGGCGGAGCTGCGGCGGCTGCGCCTGCCAGAACTGCGGGAGCTGCGCCGGGCGGCGCAGCGCGAGGAGGCCGAACTCAGCTTCGTGCGGCGGCTGTTGCAGGGCCGGATCGACATCCTCCAGGCGGAGCGGCGCCGGCGGGCCGCGCACGCGCCCGCGCTGCTCGACCAGCTGCCGCGCATCCTGGCCGACGGCCCGTCGCGGCAGCGCTCGTCGGCCCGGCACGTGACGCTCGGCACGCCGGCGAGCGAGGAGTACCGGCTGCTCGCGGAGGAGGTGCTCGGCGAGGTCGAGCTCTCGGACCTGACGGCCCTCGACGACGACGTGCTGCGGGACGCGCTCGGCCGGCTCGCCCGCTGCGAGGCGGAGGTGTCCAGGCGCAGGCAGGCGCTGCACCGGACGGCGGACGGGTGCGGGGCCGAGATCGCGCGCCGGTACCGTGAGGGGGAAGCGCAGGTCGACGACCTGCTGGCGTGA
- the dtd gene encoding D-aminoacyl-tRNA deacylase produces MRAVVQRVDGAAVVVDGETVGEIVGQGLCVLVGATHGDTAETAARLARKLWTLRVLHGEKSCSDVGAPLLVVSQFTLYGDASKGRRPTWSAAAPGALAEPLVDEVCARLRALGAHVETGRFGASMRVSLTNDGPFTVLLDV; encoded by the coding sequence ATGCGAGCAGTGGTGCAGCGGGTGGACGGGGCGGCCGTCGTGGTCGACGGCGAGACCGTCGGCGAGATCGTGGGCCAAGGGCTGTGTGTGCTGGTCGGCGCCACGCACGGGGACACCGCGGAAACGGCGGCCCGGCTGGCGCGGAAACTGTGGACCCTGCGGGTCCTGCACGGCGAGAAGTCCTGCTCGGACGTGGGGGCGCCGCTGCTCGTCGTCTCGCAGTTCACCCTCTACGGTGACGCCTCGAAGGGCCGCCGCCCGACGTGGAGCGCCGCGGCCCCCGGCGCGCTCGCCGAGCCGCTGGTCGACGAGGTGTGCGCGCGGCTGCGCGCGCTCGGCGCGCACGTCGAGACCGGCAGGTTCGGCGCCTCGATGCGCGTCTCGTTGACGAACGACGGCCCGTTCACCGTCCTCCTCGACGTGTGA
- the ygfZ gene encoding CAF17-like 4Fe-4S cluster assembly/insertion protein YgfZ, with product MPSYSSPLLSLPGAVAADEPDAGVAAHYGDLFREQRSLAAGEGFVDLSHRDVVTVSGADRLSWLHLLLTQHVAELAPGHATEALILSAKGHIEHALYLVDDGTTTWLHTEPGAAGALTGYLESMKFFYRVEVADVTAAFAVVHLPAGSIAADPAGAVVRQTPYGRDVFLPRDELPAFAAAHGPAAGVLAFEALRVEGHRPRLGRETDHRTIPHELGWLDTAVHLHKGCYRGQETVARVHNLGRPPRRLVFLHLDGSEVRLPEHGEPVRLAADGAEGRALGFVTTSARHHELGPIALALVKRNVPVDAELLAGDTPAAQEAVVEA from the coding sequence ATGCCGTCGTACTCCAGTCCTCTGCTGTCCCTGCCGGGTGCGGTCGCCGCCGACGAGCCGGACGCGGGGGTCGCCGCGCACTACGGAGACCTCTTCCGCGAGCAGCGCTCGCTGGCCGCGGGCGAGGGCTTCGTCGACCTCTCGCACCGCGACGTGGTCACCGTCTCCGGGGCCGACCGCCTGAGCTGGCTGCACCTGCTGCTGACGCAGCACGTGGCCGAGCTGGCGCCCGGGCATGCCACCGAGGCGCTGATCCTGTCGGCCAAGGGGCACATCGAGCACGCCCTGTACCTGGTGGACGACGGCACGACGACGTGGCTGCACACCGAGCCGGGGGCGGCCGGGGCGCTGACCGGTTACCTGGAGAGCATGAAGTTCTTCTACCGGGTCGAGGTCGCCGACGTGACGGCCGCGTTCGCCGTGGTGCACCTGCCCGCGGGGTCCATCGCGGCCGACCCGGCCGGTGCGGTGGTGCGGCAGACGCCGTACGGGCGGGACGTGTTCCTGCCGCGCGATGAGCTGCCCGCGTTCGCCGCCGCGCACGGTCCCGCCGCGGGGGTGCTGGCGTTCGAGGCGCTGCGCGTGGAGGGGCACAGGCCGCGGCTCGGCCGGGAGACCGACCACCGCACGATCCCGCACGAGCTCGGCTGGCTCGACACCGCGGTCCACCTGCACAAGGGCTGCTACCGGGGCCAGGAGACGGTGGCCCGCGTGCACAACCTCGGCCGCCCGCCGCGGCGGCTTGTGTTCCTGCACCTGGACGGCAGCGAGGTGCGGCTGCCCGAGCACGGCGAGCCGGTGCGGCTCGCCGCCGACGGCGCCGAGGGGCGCGCGCTCGGGTTCGTCACCACCTCCGCGCGCCACCACGAGCTGGGCCCGATCGCCCTCGCGCTGGTCAAGCGGAACGTTCCGGTGGACGCCGAGCTGCTGGCGGGCGACACCCCGGCGGCGCAGGAGGCGGTCGTCGAGGCGTGA
- a CDS encoding Fur family transcriptional regulator, with the protein MVSTDWQTDLRNRGYRLTPQRQLVLEAVEKLEHSTPEDILTEVRRTAGGVNISTVYRTLELLEEIGLVSHAHLGHGAPTYHLAERHDHLHLMCRDCERVLETDLEVAEPFADRLREAFGFETDLRHFAIFGRCGDCAAAHAARAADRGPGPS; encoded by the coding sequence GTGGTGAGCACCGACTGGCAGACCGACCTGCGCAACCGCGGCTACCGGCTGACCCCGCAGCGGCAGCTGGTGCTTGAGGCCGTCGAGAAGCTGGAGCACTCGACGCCCGAGGACATCCTCACCGAGGTGCGCAGGACGGCGGGCGGGGTCAACATCTCGACGGTCTACCGGACGCTTGAGCTGCTTGAGGAGATCGGTCTGGTCTCCCACGCCCACCTGGGCCACGGCGCGCCCACCTACCACCTGGCCGAGCGGCACGACCACCTGCACCTGATGTGCCGGGACTGCGAGCGGGTGCTGGAGACGGACCTGGAGGTCGCGGAGCCGTTCGCCGACCGGCTCAGGGAGGCGTTCGGGTTCGAGACGGACCTGCGGCACTTCGCGATCTTCGGACGCTGCGGCGACTGCGCCGCGGCCCACGCGGCGCGGGCCGCCGACCGGGGTCCCGGGCCGTCCTGA
- a CDS encoding SDR family oxidoreductase: protein MDLGLADRVYVVTGGSRGLGFATAAALVADGARVVVSARDPRDVASAVERLGGAGRAVGLAADLADPQAPARLVETAVSGFGRLDGALLSVGGPPPGTVGDATDEQWRAAFESVFLGAVRAARTITGHVGEGAAVGLVLSSSARSPIPGLGISNGLRPGLAMVAKDLADQHGPRGVRVFGLLPGRIATDRTRELDAAADEETRAKTRSAIPLGRYGEPEEFGRVAAFLLSPAAGYVTGTVVPVDGGALRTP, encoded by the coding sequence ATGGATCTGGGACTGGCCGACCGGGTGTACGTGGTGACCGGCGGCAGCCGGGGCCTTGGGTTCGCGACGGCCGCGGCGCTGGTCGCGGACGGCGCCCGGGTGGTGGTGTCGGCCCGCGACCCGCGCGACGTCGCCTCGGCGGTCGAACGGCTCGGTGGCGCGGGGCGCGCCGTCGGCCTCGCCGCCGACCTCGCGGACCCGCAGGCGCCGGCGCGCCTGGTGGAGACGGCGGTCAGCGGCTTCGGCCGGCTCGACGGCGCGCTGCTCTCGGTGGGCGGCCCGCCGCCCGGCACCGTGGGCGACGCGACGGACGAGCAGTGGCGTGCGGCGTTCGAGTCGGTGTTCCTCGGCGCGGTGCGGGCGGCCCGCACGATCACCGGGCACGTCGGCGAGGGCGCGGCGGTTGGCCTGGTGCTGTCCTCGTCGGCGCGGTCGCCGATCCCGGGCCTCGGCATCTCCAACGGGCTGCGGCCCGGACTCGCCATGGTCGCCAAGGACCTCGCGGACCAGCACGGGCCGCGCGGCGTGCGGGTGTTCGGCCTGCTGCCCGGCCGGATCGCGACCGACCGCACGCGCGAGCTCGACGCGGCGGCCGACGAGGAGACCCGCGCCAAGACCCGTTCCGCCATCCCGCTCGGCCGCTACGGCGAACCCGAGGAGTTCGGCCGGGTCGCCGCATTCCTGCTGTCCCCGGCCGCCGGCTACGTCACCGGCACGGTGGTCCCGGTGGACGGCGGCGCGCTGCGCACGCCCTGA
- a CDS encoding FABP family protein yields the protein MIEIPSDLHPGLVPLAFLLGTWQGAGVADFPGAEACNFGQEATFSHDGRDFIEYHSRAWRLDAEGVRKEPLESEHGYWRISERTVEAVMIRDQGVAEVWYGELAEGKPQIDLATDAIARTPASPAYAGGKRLYGYVNGDLMWVGEKATPEVPLRPYMSAHLKRVVDPREWVADIKDLPDDGIAFFR from the coding sequence ATGATCGAGATCCCCTCCGACCTGCACCCCGGCCTCGTGCCGCTCGCGTTCCTCCTGGGCACCTGGCAGGGGGCGGGCGTCGCCGACTTCCCCGGCGCCGAGGCGTGCAACTTCGGCCAGGAGGCCACGTTCTCGCACGACGGCAGGGACTTCATCGAGTACCACTCGCGCGCGTGGCGGCTCGACGCCGAGGGCGTGCGCAAGGAGCCGCTGGAGTCCGAGCACGGGTACTGGCGGATCTCGGAGCGCACGGTCGAGGCCGTCATGATCCGCGACCAGGGCGTCGCCGAGGTCTGGTACGGGGAGCTGGCCGAGGGCAAGCCGCAGATCGACCTGGCGACCGACGCCATCGCCCGCACCCCCGCCTCGCCCGCCTACGCGGGCGGCAAGCGGCTGTACGGCTACGTGAACGGCGACCTCATGTGGGTGGGCGAGAAGGCCACGCCCGAGGTCCCGCTGAGGCCGTACATGTCGGCGCACCTCAAGCGCGTGGTCGACCCGAGGGAATGGGTCGCGGACATCAAGGACCTGCCGGACGACGGCATCGCGTTCTTCCGCTGA
- a CDS encoding DsrE family protein produces MAQKLVIKVTAGADAPERCSQAFTVAAVAAASGVDISLWLTGEAAWFAVPGRAAEFSLPHAAPLPDLIDGIRAAGRITLCTQCAARRGIEEEDVIDGVRIAGAQVFLSEVMADGVRALVY; encoded by the coding sequence ATGGCTCAGAAGCTGGTGATCAAGGTGACGGCGGGGGCGGACGCCCCCGAACGGTGCTCGCAGGCGTTCACGGTGGCGGCGGTCGCCGCCGCCAGCGGGGTCGACATCTCGCTGTGGCTGACCGGGGAGGCGGCGTGGTTCGCCGTACCCGGCCGGGCGGCCGAGTTCTCGCTGCCGCACGCGGCGCCGCTGCCGGACCTGATCGACGGTATCCGGGCCGCGGGGCGCATCACCCTGTGCACCCAGTGCGCAGCCCGGAGGGGGATCGAGGAGGAGGATGTCATCGACGGTGTCCGTATCGCCGGGGCGCAGGTCTTCCTGAGCGAGGTCATGGCCGACGGCGTGCGCGCGCTCGTCTACTGA
- a CDS encoding DUF1416 domain-containing protein, with protein sequence MCGAKPGGPDAATAVAGRTTIQGSVTRDGEPVSGYVRLLDSTGEFTAEVPTSASGQFRFYAAGGTWTVRALVPGASADRRVVAEQGGLTEVTIAV encoded by the coding sequence ATGTGCGGAGCGAAGCCGGGCGGCCCCGACGCCGCCACGGCCGTCGCCGGCCGGACCACGATCCAGGGTTCCGTGACCCGCGACGGCGAGCCGGTGAGCGGATACGTCCGCCTGCTGGACAGCACGGGTGAGTTCACCGCCGAGGTGCCGACCTCGGCGAGCGGCCAGTTCCGGTTCTACGCGGCCGGGGGCACGTGGACGGTCAGGGCCCTGGTGCCCGGCGCCTCGGCCGACCGCCGGGTCGTCGCCGAGCAGGGCGGGCTGACCGAGGTCACCATCGCGGTGTGA
- a CDS encoding sulfurtransferase: MSRSDVLVDADWVAAHLDDPKVVLVEVDEDTSAYDKNHIRNAVRVDWKQELQDPVRRDFVDQAGFEALLSAKGIANDDTVVLYGGNNNWFAAYAYWYFKLYGHQDVRLLDGGRKKWELDARELVEEVPERAATQYTASPQDTSIRAFRDEVVAAIGEKNLVDVRSPDEFSGKLLAPAHLPQEQSQVGGHIPSARNIPWSKSANDDGTFRSDEELKELYQGEGVDLGKDTIAYCRIGERSAHTWFVLHELLGVPNVKNYDGSWTEYGSLVGVPVETGPAK, encoded by the coding sequence ATGAGCCGCAGTGACGTCCTCGTGGACGCCGACTGGGTCGCCGCTCACCTGGACGACCCGAAGGTCGTCCTGGTCGAGGTGGACGAGGACACCTCGGCCTACGACAAGAACCACATCAGGAACGCGGTGCGCGTCGACTGGAAGCAGGAGCTCCAGGACCCCGTCCGCCGCGACTTCGTCGACCAGGCCGGCTTCGAGGCGCTGCTGTCCGCCAAGGGCATCGCCAACGACGACACCGTGGTGCTGTACGGCGGCAACAACAACTGGTTCGCCGCCTACGCCTACTGGTACTTCAAGCTGTACGGCCACCAGGACGTTCGCCTGCTCGACGGCGGGCGCAAGAAGTGGGAGCTCGACGCCCGCGAGCTGGTCGAGGAGGTGCCGGAGCGCGCCGCCACCCAGTACACGGCGTCGCCGCAGGACACCTCGATCCGCGCGTTCCGCGACGAGGTCGTCGCCGCCATCGGCGAGAAGAACCTGGTGGACGTGCGCTCGCCCGACGAGTTCAGCGGCAAGCTGCTCGCCCCCGCGCACCTGCCGCAGGAGCAGTCGCAGGTCGGCGGGCACATCCCGTCCGCGCGGAACATCCCGTGGTCGAAGTCCGCGAACGACGACGGCACCTTCCGTTCCGACGAGGAGCTGAAGGAGCTGTACCAGGGCGAGGGCGTGGACCTGGGCAAGGACACCATCGCCTACTGCCGCATCGGTGAGCGGTCCGCGCACACGTGGTTCGTGCTGCACGAGCTGCTCGGCGTGCCGAACGTGAAGAACTACGACGGTTCGTGGACCGAGTACGGCTCGCTCGTCGGCGTGCCCGTGGAGACCGGCCCGGCCAAGTGA
- a CDS encoding putative leader peptide produces MTRQAAGTPAGGLTKRRAVDLCRVAAMLCRRDG; encoded by the coding sequence ATGACGCGACAGGCTGCGGGCACCCCCGCCGGGGGGCTGACGAAGCGACGCGCGGTCGATCTCTGCCGCGTCGCGGCCATGCTCTGTCGCCGCGACGGCTGA
- a CDS encoding LmeA family phospholipid-binding protein, whose product MRALRISLIVFGVLVVLAIVVDRVALWFVEGEVASRAQDRLGLASEPSLSVAGFPFVTQVLGGELNRVDLGADEYTAQVDGQALTVRDLSVELNDVALGDGYTSAVAGSAQGEGLVEYAELTRAYGELLAVSGNGFGVEFGYAGDGRLLLTLQATVLGQTLDVGEVPAGIALEGESLTLDVDEDAIPDAGGEEVQAVVREQLDQVRDLSGLPSGLSLDAVRPTADGLVLDISGTDVSIS is encoded by the coding sequence ATGCGCGCGCTGCGAATAAGCCTGATCGTGTTCGGTGTGCTCGTCGTGCTGGCGATCGTCGTCGACCGCGTCGCGCTGTGGTTCGTCGAGGGCGAGGTGGCCTCGCGGGCCCAGGACCGGCTGGGGCTCGCCTCGGAGCCGAGCCTGTCCGTCGCGGGCTTCCCGTTCGTGACGCAGGTGCTCGGCGGGGAGCTGAACCGGGTCGACCTGGGAGCGGACGAGTACACCGCGCAGGTGGACGGGCAGGCCCTGACCGTGCGCGACCTGTCCGTCGAGCTGAACGACGTGGCGCTGGGCGACGGGTACACCAGCGCGGTCGCGGGGAGCGCGCAGGGCGAGGGCCTGGTCGAGTACGCGGAGCTGACCCGGGCGTACGGGGAGCTGCTGGCCGTGAGCGGCAACGGCTTCGGCGTCGAGTTCGGCTACGCGGGGGACGGCAGGCTGCTGTTGACGCTCCAGGCCACGGTGCTCGGGCAGACGCTCGACGTGGGCGAGGTGCCGGCCGGCATCGCCCTTGAGGGCGAGTCGCTGACGCTGGACGTGGACGAGGACGCCATCCCGGACGCGGGCGGCGAAGAGGTGCAGGCGGTGGTCCGGGAGCAGCTGGACCAGGTGCGCGACCTCAGCGGCCTGCCGAGCGGCCTGTCCCTCGACGCGGTGCGGCCGACCGCGGACGGCCTCGTCCTGGACATCAGCGGCACCGACGTGTCCATCAGCTGA
- a CDS encoding MoaD/ThiS family protein has protein sequence MARGTIRYWAAAKAAAGTAEEAYEAGTLAAALADARGRHADRPDFALVLGRCSFLVNGAQVGARGHETVELPEGGTIEVLPPFAGGAL, from the coding sequence ATGGCGAGGGGCACGATCCGTTACTGGGCGGCGGCCAAGGCGGCGGCGGGAACGGCGGAGGAGGCGTACGAGGCGGGCACGCTGGCCGCGGCGCTGGCCGACGCCAGGGGCCGGCACGCCGACCGGCCGGACTTCGCGCTGGTGCTGGGGCGCTGCTCGTTCCTGGTGAACGGCGCGCAGGTCGGCGCGCGCGGCCACGAGACCGTGGAGCTGCCCGAGGGCGGCACCATCGAGGTGCTGCCGCCGTTCGCGGGCGGTGCGCTGTGA
- a CDS encoding response regulator transcription factor, whose translation MSSLLLLTNALQPSSQVLPALELLLHNVRVAPAEGPALVDAPSADVILVDGRKDLPQVRSLCQLLRSTGPGCPLVLIVTEGGLAAVTADWGVDDVVLDTAGPAEVEARLRLATGRQQLSADDSPMEIRNGDLSVDEATYSAKLKGRVLDLTFKEFELLKYLAQHPGRVFTRAQLLQEVWGYDYFGGTRTVDVHVRRLRAKLGPEHESLIGTVRNVGYRFVVPEKEKPADEHARAVTREAEQFVKEAAARRG comes from the coding sequence ATGAGTTCGCTGCTTCTCCTGACCAACGCACTCCAGCCGTCCTCGCAAGTCCTCCCCGCCCTGGAACTGCTCCTGCACAACGTCCGCGTGGCCCCCGCCGAGGGACCGGCCCTCGTGGACGCCCCGAGCGCCGACGTGATCCTCGTCGACGGCCGCAAGGACCTGCCGCAGGTCCGTTCGCTCTGCCAGCTGCTGCGTTCCACCGGGCCCGGCTGCCCGCTGGTGCTGATCGTCACCGAGGGCGGCCTCGCCGCCGTCACCGCGGACTGGGGCGTGGACGACGTGGTGCTCGACACGGCGGGTCCCGCCGAGGTCGAGGCGCGGCTGCGGCTGGCCACCGGCCGCCAGCAGCTGTCCGCGGACGACAGCCCGATGGAGATCCGCAACGGCGACCTCTCCGTGGACGAGGCCACCTACAGCGCCAAGCTGAAGGGGCGGGTGCTCGACCTCACGTTCAAGGAGTTCGAGCTGCTCAAGTACCTGGCGCAGCACCCGGGGCGCGTCTTCACCAGGGCCCAGCTGCTCCAGGAGGTGTGGGGCTACGACTACTTCGGCGGCACCCGCACGGTGGACGTGCACGTCAGGCGGCTGCGCGCCAAGCTCGGCCCCGAGCACGAGTCGCTCATCGGGACCGTGCGCAACGTCGGTTACCGCTTCGTCGTCCCGGAGAAGGAGAAGCCCGCGGACGAGCACGCGCGGGCGGTCACGCGCGAGGCGGAGCAGTTCGTCAAGGAGGCCGCCGCGCGCCGCGGCTGA
- a CDS encoding LacI family DNA-binding transcriptional regulator produces MAKVTRDDVARLAGTSTAVVSYVINNGPRPVAPATRERVLAAIKELGYRPDRVAQAMASQRTDLIGLIVPDARQPFFAEMAHAVEQAAAERGKMVLVGNSDYLDEREVHYLRAFLGMRVSGLILISQGPSEHAAAEIDAWDARVVLLHRRPDAIDDVAVVLDDVGGARRVTRHLLDHGHPYVACLGGVDSTPESGDPVTDHVTGWREAMAEAGLDTEGRLFKAPYNRYGAYQVALDLLAGPDRPPALVCATDDQAIGVLRAARELRIDVPGALAVAGFDDVKEAALTDPPLTTVGSDREAMARAAVDLATGEPGNGGAGAPPDRLRQFPFTMRVRRSCGCAGD; encoded by the coding sequence GTGGCCAAGGTGACGCGGGACGATGTGGCACGGCTTGCGGGGACGTCGACCGCGGTCGTGAGCTATGTCATCAACAACGGCCCGCGCCCGGTGGCACCGGCGACGCGGGAACGGGTCCTCGCCGCGATCAAGGAACTGGGCTACCGGCCCGACCGGGTCGCGCAGGCGATGGCCTCCCAGCGCACGGACCTGATAGGGCTGATCGTGCCGGACGCGCGGCAGCCGTTCTTCGCGGAGATGGCCCACGCCGTCGAACAGGCCGCGGCCGAGCGCGGCAAGATGGTCCTGGTGGGCAACTCGGACTATCTGGACGAGCGCGAGGTCCACTACCTGCGGGCGTTCCTCGGGATGCGGGTCTCGGGCCTCATCCTCATCAGCCAGGGCCCGAGCGAGCACGCGGCGGCCGAGATCGACGCCTGGGACGCCCGTGTGGTCCTGCTGCACCGCAGGCCGGACGCGATCGACGACGTGGCCGTCGTCCTCGACGACGTCGGCGGCGCCCGGCGCGTCACCCGGCACCTCCTGGACCACGGGCACCCGTACGTCGCGTGCCTGGGCGGCGTGGACTCCACGCCCGAGTCGGGCGACCCGGTCACCGACCACGTCACCGGCTGGCGCGAGGCGATGGCCGAGGCCGGGCTCGACACCGAGGGCCGGCTGTTCAAGGCCCCCTACAACCGCTACGGCGCCTACCAGGTCGCGCTCGACCTGCTGGCGGGCCCCGACCGGCCGCCCGCCCTCGTGTGCGCCACCGACGACCAGGCCATCGGCGTGCTGCGGGCGGCGCGCGAACTGCGCATCGACGTGCCGGGCGCGCTCGCGGTGGCCGGCTTCGACGACGTGAAGGAAGCCGCCCTCACCGACCCGCCGCTGACCACCGTCGGCTCGGACCGCGAGGCGATGGCCAGGGCGGCGGTCGACCTGGCGACGGGGGAGCCGGGCAACGGCGGCGCGGGCGCGCCGCCCGACCGGCTGCGGCAGTTCCCGTTCACGATGCGCGTCCGCCGCTCCTGCGGCTGCGCCGGCGACTGA
- a CDS encoding type IV secretory system conjugative DNA transfer family protein: protein MVYEGHGRSGPPAGPPAGRGGGVPDALLVGALAFLVGITALTWTATGVAGWLAHGAWPAGVTFLRTAHAMRSFLTAPGDVAAAWPQTDPEALPGAALLWAMFLLQVALLFSAVLWVSLRVARWRSGRSAPGSDGPGEPGPEPPRGPLGAGDPGARAAREAAPPAAAPPGPPPAAEVPAAARPGAAPAEVPVAAPAAAGPAAGRDPVAAVQAAPPGAVVVDPDGRLWARTARQRGRLGPVHVFDPGHLTDAPVRIRWAPQRGCEDMAVARARAAALLAPVRPGEPVFQLDAETAEVLLRCHLHAAALAGEPFTQVQRWAGGKSAGEPGKILRTHGRAAGGAAMELEAVLTGHPGRRDAAFALIGRALHGLDRLHIRQACSPGRVDALALDNVAGEGGTLYVVGDDKETAGLRGALVAAVAADQPGLTVVDPGHR, encoded by the coding sequence ATGGTGTACGAGGGGCATGGCAGGAGCGGGCCGCCGGCGGGTCCGCCGGCCGGGCGCGGCGGAGGCGTACCGGACGCGCTGCTGGTCGGCGCGCTCGCGTTCCTCGTCGGCATAACGGCGCTGACGTGGACGGCGACCGGTGTGGCCGGCTGGCTCGCGCACGGTGCGTGGCCGGCGGGCGTCACGTTCCTGCGGACCGCGCACGCGATGCGCTCCTTCCTCACCGCGCCGGGCGACGTGGCCGCCGCGTGGCCGCAGACCGATCCCGAGGCGCTGCCGGGCGCCGCGCTGCTGTGGGCGATGTTCCTGCTCCAGGTGGCGCTGCTGTTCTCCGCGGTGCTGTGGGTCTCGCTCCGGGTGGCGCGGTGGCGTTCCGGCCGGTCGGCCCCCGGCTCCGACGGGCCCGGGGAACCGGGCCCCGAGCCGCCGCGCGGGCCGCTCGGCGCCGGGGACCCCGGGGCCCGGGCGGCCCGCGAGGCGGCGCCGCCCGCCGCCGCGCCCCCGGGCCCGCCGCCCGCCGCCGAGGTGCCCGCGGCTGCGCGGCCCGGGGCCGCCCCCGCCGAGGTGCCCGTGGCGGCGCCGGCGGCGGCCGGGCCCGCCGCCGGGCGCGACCCGGTGGCGGCCGTGCAGGCGGCGCCGCCCGGCGCGGTCGTCGTCGATCCCGACGGCCGGCTGTGGGCGCGCACGGCGCGCCAGCGCGGCCGGCTCGGCCCCGTGCACGTGTTCGATCCCGGTCACCTGACGGACGCCCCCGTCCGCATCCGGTGGGCGCCGCAGCGCGGCTGCGAGGACATGGCGGTGGCCAGGGCCAGGGCCGCCGCGCTGCTCGCGCCGGTCCGCCCGGGCGAGCCGGTGTTCCAGCTCGACGCCGAGACGGCGGAGGTCCTGCTGCGCTGCCACCTGCACGCCGCCGCGCTGGCCGGGGAGCCGTTCACGCAGGTCCAGCGGTGGGCGGGCGGCAAGTCGGCGGGCGAGCCGGGAAAGATCCTGCGCACCCACGGCCGGGCCGCCGGCGGCGCCGCGATGGAGCTTGAGGCGGTGCTGACCGGGCATCCCGGCCGCCGCGACGCCGCGTTCGCCCTGATCGGCCGGGCCCTGCACGGCCTCGACCGGCTGCACATCCGGCAGGCGTGCTCTCCGGGCCGCGTGGACGCGCTGGCGCTCGACAACGTGGCGGGCGAGGGCGGAACGCTGTACGTGGTGGGCGACGACAAGGAGACCGCGGGCCTGCGCGGGGCGCTGGTCGCTGCGGTGGCGGCCGACCAACCCGGCCTCACCGTGGTCGACCCGGGACACCGCTGA